A genomic window from Purpureocillium takamizusanense chromosome 2, complete sequence includes:
- a CDS encoding uncharacterized protein (COG:Q~TransMembrane:17 (o34-56i68-87o99-117i129-148o160-178i280-301o313-335i411-433o463-481i493-520o526-543i953-975o1003-1027i1078-1096o1102-1122i1178-1205o1225-1250i)~SMCOG1288:ABC transporter related protein~antiSMASH:Cluster_2.8~EggNog:ENOG503NVC0): protein MSAPTACLDSSFGPWAGAACRGGFDFTLLFEETILSILSSAIVILVAPIPIVRLARKPPKVRTSALDWLKKTSSICFVLLSAALVGLWARNSTITQTRASIPCAVLTFVLSIVYTILSSIEHRLSLRPSSVLSLYLGLSVLFDIARTRTLFMLDNASDSAIPPVFASSLALRVVMLLLESTEKRSLLLAKYNDAAPESVGGPYNLGVFYWLSTLFFTGYRKILEIGDLYPLDDELRSMGLAQKMSDAWGKVPDKTIPNVLFVTWLRTFSKTMFMPVIPRIFQIGFTYAQPFLITAAIELAATPQTQPYNNNGYGLIGAYVLVYTGIAVSVGQYEWRNYRAATMMRGSIIPLIYQKSLALDSCSTATFHPTAALTLVSTDIETITSGLVQIHETWSNLVEIGLAIYLLERQLGVACVMSVGFALVVMVGTVFLAKPTGTHLAAWIQASQVRVIETSKALASIKWLKISGLTDVAFSVIQNLRKKELVVSEKFRYLLGLSLVLSICTPIMGPLLTFAVFAGIATHGGSTLTIAKVFTAFSIIVLLNSPLAKIVQALPQIFGSIASFQRIQDHLNADERHDPRSTASDARPESAHAFQKTISGSHKLTSPAELSDDTMISIEGKFSWRSEAATTASGTSLVTRSDEGHLAAGENEDARDIPVIDISPRLDIPRGALTLILGPVGCGKSTLLKALLGELSSFDGVIAAHYSGAVTYCDQNPWLPNETVKDIIRGRSASDNADADSSEKADFDEDWYRVVVGSCELQRDMQIWPRGDMTPVGSKGISMSGGQKQRLSIARAVYARRALVIFDDVFSGLDANTEDIVFEKLLGNSGLLRKANMTVVLASSDVRRVPFADKIVLLNQHGQVEHTGVPADLKQVAELGWADRDVDAQHSKPGNDKSGRKQGEQSESAPETLRRSHTNHGPDSSAAVQEVLQAVESQADTARQMGDSAVYKFYVKSAGWLTMTIFLIAICVYAFCDSFPSVWLKWWAEANEKNPNSDLGKWLGVYAVLGVGAVAACLIGTWQLFIITINRSGLYFHNLLVETVSRAPMMFHSTTDTGITVNRFSQDLQLIDMELPSAALGVVMALSFGVAQFILVCVSSRYMAALLPFLLVVLYAIQHFYLRTARQLRLLDIEYKAPLYTQLMETISGVVTIRAFRWEAQSTAKAMRILDISQRPSYLLFCVQRWITFAVNMVIMVLAVILIVFTTTLREAIGPGYVGIALSNILAFSATMQATITSWVTLEIALGAVARIRSFSMQVRSEDDEARDSLAKAGVDAQLLSLTAETVGEWWPSQGRIELDNVTASYPSSGRVLYDITMVVEPGQKVAICGRTGSGKSSLFLSLLGLITQDSGSIVIDGVDLATLPREYLRSQIVAVPQEAYILDGTVRLNADPYHNKESLGSANSSGSRDDQIIDVLKRVGLWEKIAGRGGLDMVIDDKFLSQGQAQLMVLARAMLRKDESRVLLLDEATSSLDEATTTLIDEIVSTWFKDWTILAIAHKLDAILDYDRVAVLDAGRLVEYDQPRALLQRPASIFKELYLLSTNQASSPTPNSDE from the exons ATGtcggcgccaacggcatgTTTGGATAGCTCTTTTGGGCCCTGGGCTGGTGCGGCATGCCGCGGTGGCTTCGACTTCACACTTCTCTTTGAAGAGACGATACTATCGATACTTTcgtccgccatcgtcatcctcgtcgcgccaATTCCCATAGTCCGGCTGGCTAGAAAGCCCCCAAAAGTGAGAACCAGCGCTCTCGACTGGCTCAAGAAG ACCTCGTCAATATGTTTTGTTCTTCTGAGCGCCGCGCTGGTCGGGCTATGGGCACGAAATTCCACCATCACCCAGACGCGCGCGTCAATTCCTTGCGCCGTTCTCACATTCGTATTGTCCATTGTCTACACCATTCTGTCATCAATCGAGCACCGCTTGTCTCTCCGTCCGTCTTCGGTGCTTAGTCTATATCTCGGCCTCTCCGTTCTTTTCGACATAGCGCGAACGCGAACGCTTTTTATGCTAGACAATGCCAGCGACAGCGCCATACCTCCCGTTTTCGCCTCGAGCTTAGCTCTGCGGGTGGTGATGCTCCTGCTCGAGTCCACCGAAAAACGCTCGCTTTTGCTCGCCAAGTACAACGACGCTGCGCCAGAAAGTGTGGGCGGGCCTTATAATCTCGGCGTCTTTTACTGGCTCAGCACCCTCTTCTTTACTGGCTACCGCAAGATCCTTGAGATAGGTGACCTCTATCCGCTAGACGATGAGCTGCGGTCGATGGGGCTGGCGCAGAAAATGTCTGACGCATGGGGGAAAG TACCTGATAAGACGATTCCGAATGTTCTTTTCGTCACTTGGCTCAGGACTTTCTCCAAGACGATGTTCATGCCTGTTATACCCCGGATCTTCCAGATTGGCTTCACCTACGCTCAGCCTTTCCTGATCACTGCCGCGATTGAGCTGGCAGCAACCCCGCAAACGCAACCATATAACAACAATGGGTATGGTCTGATAGGCGCCTATGTCCTCGTATATACTGGAATCGCG GTTTCGGTTGGCCAGTATGAATGGCGGAACTACCGCGCGGCAACAATGATGCGCGGTAGCATTATTCCACTGATATATCAGAAGTCCTTGGCCCTCGACTCATGTTCCACAGCCACATTTCATCCCACTGCTGCGCTCACACTCGTGAGCACCGATATTGAAACCATCACTTCCGGCCTGGTCCAGATCCACGAAACTTGGAGCAACTTAGTGGAGATTGGACTTGCCATCTATCTGCTGGAGAGGCAACTTGGCGTCGCCTGTGTCATGAGCGTTGGATTTGCCTTGG TCGTCATGGTTGGTACAGTATTCCTCGCAAAGCCAACTGGTACACATCTAGCAGCCTGGATCCAGGCATCGCAAGTCCGTGTGATTGAGACCTCCAAGGCACTTGCCAGTATCAAGTGGCTGAAGATATCCGGTCTAACGGATGTTGCTTTTTCCGTCATCCAAAATTTGCGAAAGAAAGAGCTTGTCGTGTCAGAGAAGTTTCGGTACCTTCTTGGACTTTCACTGGTGTTAT CGATATGCACGCCTATAATGGGACCTCTCCTTACCTTTGCCGTCTTCGCTGGAATCGCGACCCACGGCGGCTCAACATTGACAATTGCAAAAGTGTTCACCGCATTCTCGATTATTGTGCTTCTGAATAGCCCTTTGGCCAAGATCGTGCAAGCACTCCCACAGATCTTCGGCTCTATCGCATCCTTTCAGCGCATCCAGGATCATCTCAACGCGGATGAGCGACATGATCCCCGCTCAACAGCGAGCGATGCCAGGCCTGAGAGCGCCCATGCCTTTCAGAAAACCATCTCTGGAAGCCACAAACTTACATCGCCGGCGGAACTCAGTGACGACACGATGATATCCATCGAAGGAAAGTTCTCGTGGCGGAGTGAGGCTGCTACGACAGCAAGTGGAACCAGTCTTGTCACCAGAAGTGATGAGGGGCacttggccgccggcgagaaTGAGGACGCTCGAGACATACCAGTCATTGATATATCTCCTCGCCTCGACATACCTCGAGGCGCACTGACGCTTATCCTCGGTCCCGTCGGTTGCGGAAAATCTACGCTCTTGAAAGCGCTCTTGGGCGAATTATCCTCTTTTGATGGTGTCATCGCGGCTCATTACTCGGGAGCAGTCACATACTGTGATCAGAACCCTTGGTTGCCAAATGAAACCGTTAAAGACATCATACGTGGTAGATCAGCCAGTGACAATGCCGATGCGGACAGCTCTGAGAAGGCGGACTTCGACGAGGACTGGTACCGCGTCGTGGTGGGCTCCTGCGAGCTACAGCGAGATATGCAAATCTGGCCACGGGGCGACATGACACCTGTAGGCTCCAAGGGAATCTCAATGAGCGGTGGTCAGAAGCAGCGACTG TCGATCGCCCGAGCCGTGTATGCTCGGCGTGCGCTTGTCATCTTTGACGACGTCTTCAGCGGCCTGGACGCCAACACCGAAGATATCGTATTCGAGAAGTTGCTTGGCAATTCTGGTCTCCTTCGTAAGGCCAACATGACAGTCGTTCTCGCATCTTCAGATG TCCGCCGCGTCCCTTTCGCTGATAAGATCGTCCTACTCAATCAACATGGCCAGGTAGAGCACACAGGCGTCCCGGCAGATCTCAAACAGGTTGCCGAACTTGGCTGGGCAGACCGGGATGTGGACGCTCAGCACTCGAAGCCAGGCAATGACAAATCGGGCCGCAAGCAAGGAGAACAGTCCGAAAGTGCACCAGAAACCCTACGACGGTCACACACTAACCACGGACCGGACAGCTCCGCGGCGGTGCAGGAGGTCCTCCAAGCTGTCGAATCTCAAGCCGACACTGCAAGGCAAATGGGTGACTCGGCTGTTTACAAGTTCTACGTCAAGTCTGCCGGCTGGCTCACAATGACAATATTTCTCATTGCAATTTGCGTCTACGCATTCTGCGACTCTTTCCCCA GCGTATGGCTCAAATGGTGGGCGGAAGCAAATGAGAAGAACCCAAATTCGGACCTGGGCAAATGGCTTGGGGTTTACGCGGTTCTCGGGGtcggggccgtcgcggcgtgCCTCATCGGAACCTGGCAGctcttcatcatcacgaTCAACCGATCCGGGTTGTATTTTCACAACCTTTTGGTAGAAACGGTATCTCGAGCGCCGATGATGTTTCACTCCACGACAGATACCGGCATCACCGTGAATCGATTCAGCCAGGACCTTCAGCTCATTGACATGGAACTCCCGTCTGCCGCCCTGGGGGTCGTAATGG CACTATCATTCGGTGTCGCCCAGTTTATCTTAGTGTGCGTTTCCTCAAGATATATGGCTGCTCTTCTGCCGTTCCTCCTGGTCGTGTTGTACGCCATTCAACATTTCTACCTCCGCACTGCGCGTCAGCTCCGGCTCCTCGACATTGAATACAAGGCCCCGCTATACACCCAGCTCATGGAGACCATTTCTGGCGTTGTTACCATCCGCGCCTTTCGCTGGGAAGCCCAATCGACCGCAAAGGCGATGCGAATTTTGGATATATCCCAGAGGCCGAGCTACCTCCTTTTCTGCGTGCAGCGCTGGATCACCTTTGCCGTCAACATGGTCATCATGGTGCTGGCCGTCATCCTTATCGTGTTCACGACCACCCTGCGCGAAGCAATTGGTCCGGGATACGTTGGCATTGCTCTGAGCAATATTTTGGCCTTTAGCGCGACTATGCAGGCGACAATCACGAGCTGGGTTACACTCGAGATCGCATTAGGAGCGGTTGCCCGTATCAGAAGCTTTTCTATGCAAGTTCGAAgcgaagacgatgaagcAAGAGACAGCCTAGCAAAGGCGGGTGTGGACGCACAGCTGCTGAGTCTCACTGCAGAGACTGTCGGAGAATGGTGGCCGAGTCAAGGGCGAATTGAGCTCGACAACGTCACTGCGTCATATCC TTCATCTGGCCGAGTCTTGTACGATATCACCATGGTGGTCGAGCCGGGCCAAAAGGTTGCAATATGCGGGAGGACGGGCAG CGGCAAATCATCGCTGTTTCTCAGCCTTCTCGGGCTCATAACCCAAGACTCTGGTTCAATCGTGATAGACGGCGTCGATTTGGCTACCCTGCCGCGAGAATACCTGCGGTCGCAGATTGTCGCGGTGCCGCAGGAAGCCTACATCCTCGATGGCACTGTGCGACTCAATGCGGACCCGTATCATAACAAGGAATCACTCGGAAGCGCAAACTCATCAGGCTCGCGCGATGACCAGATCATTGATGTGCTGAAGCGCGTTGGCTTATGGGAGAAGATCGCAGGTCGCGGGGGCCTCGACATGGTCATTGACGACAAATTTCTGTCCCAAGGCCAGGCCCAGCTAATGGTACTCGCACGAGCGATGCTCCGAAAAGATGAGAGCCGGGTTCTCTTGCTTGATGAGGCAACGAGCAG CTTGGATgaggccaccaccacacttATCGACGAGATTGTGAGCACATGGTTCAAGGACTGGACAATTCTGGCCATTGCCCACAAACTCGACGCAATTTTGGACTATGACCGCGTCGCTGTGTTGGATgccggccgtctcgtcgaATACGACCAGCCTCGTGCGCTTCTACAGCGGCCAGCATCCATCTTCAAGGAACTGTACCTGCTGTCAACTAACCAGGCGTCCAGCCCGACTCCAAACTCTGATGAGTAG
- a CDS encoding uncharacterized protein (EggNog:ENOG503NXRB~COG:Q~SMCOG1034:cytochrome P450~antiSMASH:Cluster_2.8~TransMembrane:1 (o20-45i)) has protein sequence MPSLHANFSEVFARLTLSNIGVAAGCAFAVSVLYLYVRSLYLVFFHPLSRIPGPKYAACSRLPYVRNQLRGDLVKWLHSLHQKYGDVVRIAPDEVSFISDIWQDVYAAHNGEKATKGTYLKDRRWFAAPYNNTWSILQADAEAHPRMRKMMAPAFSDKVLREQESMIQEYVELFVLRLHEQTENDSKGVVDMVKWFNFFTFDIIADMTFGESFNCLRDSDYHPWVRMLFKSVRAISLNSAIRRYPLFQAIVKRLAPKNLLEQRRQFNQFVFDRVGERLASESSHPDLMSHIKKFKDEPKGMNRDEIDSNANILLVAGSETTATLLSGCTYMLLSNPEALEKLTKEVRGTFHHSSEATIKAVSNMPYLHAVLSEALRIYPPSPAGFMRIVPGNGDMIGGHWIPGGTSVSVSQWPANHSERNFTMPNAFVPERFLGDTRFEKDNSSVLNPFSAGPRNCLGKSLANVEMRLIMARLLLDFDLELIDPAHDWLDQKSFTLWEKLPLMVRLKPVRRYTSPT, from the exons ATGCCGTCCCTCCACGCCAATTTTTCAGAGGTGTTCGCGCGCCTAACACTCAGCAACATTGGCGTAGCAGCTGGTTGCGCATTTGCTGTA TCGGTCCTGTACCTTTACGTTCGCTCCCTGtacctcgtcttcttccatcCTTTGAGTCGCATTCCGGGCCCCAAATATGCCGCCTGTAGCAGACTTCCGTATGTGCGTAAccagctgcgcggcgacCTAGTGAAGTGGCTTCACTCCCTACATCAGAAGTATGGCGATGTTGTACGCATCGCCCCCGACGAGGTGTCGTTCATCTCCGATATCTGGCAGGATGTATACGCCGCACACAATGGCGAGAAGGCCACGAAGGGGACCTATCTCAAGGACCGGCGGTGGTTTGCGGCGCCATACAACAACACATGGTCCATACTCCAGGCGGACGCCGAAGCGCACCCGCGCATGCGTAAAATGATGGCACCGGCCTTTTCCGACAAGGTGCTTCGTGAGCAGGAGTCAATGATCCAAGAGTACGTGGAGTTGTTTGTTCTTCGACTTCATGAACAGACCGAAAACGATTCAAAGGGTGTAGTCGATATGGTGAAATGGTTCAACTTCTTCACGTTTGA catcatcgccgacatGACTTTCGGCGAGTCCTTCAACTGCCTTCGAGACAGCGACTACCATCCCTGGGTCCGGATGCTCTTCAAGTCCGTACGAGCAATTTCTCTGAACAGCGCCATTCGTCGGTACCCATTGTTCCAGGCAATTGTGAAGCGCTTGGCGCCAAAGAACCTGCTCGAGCAACGCCGACAGTTCAACCAGTTTGTATTCGACCGAGTAGGCGAGCGACTTGCCTCTGAGTCATCGCATCCGGACCTCATGTCCCACATCAAGAAGTTCAAGGATGAACCGAAGGGCATGAACCGCGACGAGATTGACAGCAATGCCAACATTTTGCTCGTCGCAGGCAGCGAGACGACTGCAACACTTCTGTCTGGGTGCACCTACATGCTCCTGTCCAACCCAGAAGCTCTCGAGAAACTCACAAAGGAGGTTCGCGGAACGTTCCACCACTCGTCCGAGGCAACCATCAAGGCGGTTAGCAACATGCCTTATCTCCACGCCGTTCTTTCTGAGGCGCTACGCATTTACCCTCCGAGTCCTGCGGGCTTCATGCGCATTGTGCCGGGCAATGGAGACATGATCGGAGGGCACTGGATCCCTGGAGGC ACCTCCGTTTCAGTCTCCCAGTGGCCAGCGAACCATTCTGAGAGGAATTTTACAATGCCCAATGCGTTCGTGCCTGAGCGCTTTCTCGGTGACACAAGGTTCGAAAAGGACAACAGCTCAGTCCTTAATCCATTCTCCGCAGGCCCTCGCAACTGCCTTGGCAAATC GCTTGCCAACGTGGAGATGCGATTGATCATGGCAAGATTGCTTCTGGACTTCGACCTCGAACTGATTGATCCAGCACACGACTGGCTTGACCAGAAATCCTTCACACTGTGGGAGAAGCTCCCTCTGATGGTTCGCCTCAAGCCAGTTCGCAGGTACACATCCCCCACATAA
- a CDS encoding 2-aminoethylphosphonate dioxygenase (EggNog:ENOG503NYVH~COG:E), producing MVTSEQSAFFHKNGYLIVRDFLSPEEVTNLQSWAQQVHDYKPTEESDFMPYEEVNDKGERVLCRTENFVDGHTGFNHLLRGEKLLGLLNDLAGEPMLLFKEKINYKLSGSGGFAPHIDAVAYTHIKDVKHLTILLSVDPSNLRNGGLEVVDASHEMQVPINKTTNCIEQSWVDSQTWAPVELEAGQLLIFTSYLAHRSGPNTSSADRKAIYATYNCASEGDMHKGYYEDRKKEWPATHMRKQGESYEKGAFTYGFGSPMLSLEAGHQVAF from the exons ATGGTCACCTCCGAGCAGAGCGCCTTCTTCCACAAGAATGGCTATCTCATTGTCCGTGACTTCCTCTCGCCAGAGGAGGTGACGAATCTGCAAAGCTGGGCGCAGCAGGTTCATGATTACAAGCCCACCGAGGAGTCTGACTTTATGCCCTATGAG GAGGTCAATGACAAGGGTGAGCGTGTCTTGTGCCGTACGGAAAACTTTGTCGACGGGCATACGGGCTTCAACCATCTGCTCAGAGGAGAGAAGCTCCTCGGGCTGCTGAACGATCTTGCTGGAGAGCCCATGCTCTTGTTTAAGGAGAAGATCAATTACAAGCTGTCGGGAAGCG gcggctTTGCGCCTCAcattgacgccgtcgcctaCACACACATCAAGGATGTGAAGCACCTAACGATCCTCCTGAGCGTGGACCCGTCCAATCTCCGAAacggcgggctcgaggtcgtcgatgccAGCCACGAGATGCAGGTTCCCATCAACAAGACCACCAACTGCATTGAGCAGAGCTGGGTAGATTCACAGACGTGGGCGCCTGTCGAGCTGGAAGCAG GCCAATTGCTCATCTTTACGTCGTATCTTGCGCACCGTAGTGGGCCGAACACGAGCAGCGCCGATCGCAAGGCCATCTATGCCACGTACAACTGCGCAAGTGAGGGTGACATGCACAAGGGCTACTATGAGGACAGGAAGAAGGAGTGGCCGGCCACGCACATGCGGAAACAAGGAGAGTCGTACGAGAAGGGTGCATTCACGTATGGCTTTGGCTCGCCAATGCTGAGTTTGGAGGCGGGTCATCAGGTTGCATTCTAG
- a CDS encoding 2-amino-1-hydroxyethylphosphonate dioxygenase (glycine-forming) (COG:S~EggNog:ENOG503P46W), with protein MVVPASLSPASVAEYIISVLEASENTPYIGEPISQLQHSLQCANQAALASPPVDEATQVAALLHDVGQFAPAKDLWSLTGGRAQNLGGQTTNSSVGRVGHETLGAKFLLALGFAPKVARLVESHVAAKRYLCAVDEEYYDKLSDASKKSLAYQGGPMSGAEKDEFGSGAWCREMCQLRVWDDEAKVEGLEVRSLESWRTAIERQVTASS; from the coding sequence ATGGTCGTTCCCGCGTCATTATCTCCGGCTTCTGTTGCCGAATACATCATTAGTGTTTTGGAAGCGTCGGAAAACACGCCGTACATTGGCGAACCCATCTCCCAATTACAACATTCGCTCCAGTGCGCCAACCAAGCCGCGCTCGCCTcaccgcccgtcgacgaggccacccAGGTTGCGGCCCTTCTTCACGATGTTGGCCAGTTCGCACCGGCAAAGGATCTCTGGTCCCTGACCGGCGGTCGCGCGCAGAACCTCGGCGGACAGACAACGAACAGCAGCGTCGGGAGGGTCGGCCACGAGACGCTTGGAGCCAAATTCCTGCTGGCACTGGGCTTTGCACCAAAGGTGGCGCGTTTGGTCGAGTCACACGTTGCTGCGAAACGATATCTCTgcgccgtggacgaggagtACTACGACAAGCTGTCGGACGCGAGCAAGAAGAGCTTGGCCTACCAAGGTGGCCCCATGAGCGGGGCGGAGAAGGACGAGTTCGGATCGGGCGCCTGGTGTCGCGAGATGTGCCAGCTGCGTGTGTGGGATGATGAGGCCAAAGTCGAAGGCCTGGAAGTGCGGAGTTTGGAGAGCTGGAGGACGGCCATCGAGAGACAAGTCACAGCAAGCTCATAG
- a CDS encoding uncharacterized protein (TransMembrane:1 (o65-82i)~EggNog:ENOG503PI44) — protein MSSSGSGRKSGDYGHGSTPRYNSISNNPKTFVGRLAPPDPRPSRADPHHRSHRKSKEKESGGFDWGEGIALALIGATALFSIDRHLDKKRNK, from the coding sequence ATGTCGTCCAGTGGCAGCGGTCGAAAGTCCGGTGACTACGGTCACGGCAGCACTCCCCGTTATAACTCGATCAGCAATAATCCGAAGACGTTTGTCGGTCGCTTAGCACCGCCAGATCCGCGACCGTCGAGGGCCGATCCCCACCATCGCAGCCACCGAAAGAGCAAAGAAAAGGAGAGCGGCGGCTTCGATTGGGGTGAAGGCATTGCGCTCGCACTCATCGGGGCGACGGCCCTCTTCAGCATCGACAGGCATTTGGACAAGAAGCGAAACAAATGa
- a CDS encoding uncharacterized protein (COG:S~antiSMASH:Cluster_2.8~EggNog:ENOG503NW3D) → MGENVQYDIAASQADTNGAPAVPASPPVSLKERLEKLIESSQQLIKRMDENDIPDPTFAAECQEDFSKLPPETVTERFALLDLLNDLTFLVHGASQSITDVAQNAMADSATLNILNYFNFWDAVPLDGDASFAEIAKAVRLPQEAVEAILPYAFCNRIFEPVTIGDPNSRIRHTSRSAAMIKDPTLRIIVNLTIDGLGGPLSILNRALEKNFLGKDKLTNEISETPFGMLYKGGPLGQFKDYYDWLDRDGEGERKGWRQRDMVESLRLAKEKMGAESALLEALDWAGAGKATVVDLGGSGGHDDVPLAEKFPDLKIIVQDLPSCQAKFDDGYISDELKKRVSFLAHDFFTPQPIQADIYLFKWVFYDWSNKDIVKIIQALVPALRPGARVLVLDLMVDVGPEAAAVMPRSLLKYSNVISLKTLSLFGHTKQAAKKMTDLFKAADERFEIIRDEVAGTFMTFEAVWRG, encoded by the exons ATGGGAGAAAACGTTCAATACGACATTGCCGCGTCGCAGGCCGACACCAACGGCGCTCCCGCCGTCCCTGCGTCCCCTCCCGTGTCCCTAAAGGAGAGACTGGAGAAGCTCATTGAGAGTTCTCAGCAGCTCATTAAGCGCATGGATGAGAATGACATCCCCGACCCTACTTTTGCCGCAGAATGTCAGGAGGATTTCTCGAAGCTCCCTCCCGAGACAGTGACTGAGCGATTCGCACTGCTCGATCTTCTCAATGACTTGACCTTTCTTGTGCATGGGGCCTCTCAGAGCATCACTGATGTCGCTCAGAAC GCGATGGCTGATTCGGCCACTCTCAACATCCTCAATTACTTCAACTTTTGGGATGCGGTCccgctggacggcgacgcctcTTTTGCCGAGATCGCCAAGGCTGTCCGCCTTCCGCAGGAGGCGGTTGAAGCCATCCTGCCCTACGCTTTCTGCAACCGCATCTTTGAGCCTGTGACGATTGGTGACCCCAACTCGCGCATCCGCCACACGTCACGATCTGCCGCGATGATAAAGGATCCCACTCTGCGGATCATCGTTAACCTCACCATTGATGGTCTTGGGGGGCCGCTTTCCATCCTCAACCGAGCGCTTGAGAAGAACTTTCTTGGCAAGGACAAGCTCACCAATGAGATCAGCGAGACACCATTTGGCATGCTCTATAAGGGCGGCCCTCTTGGCCAATTCAAGGATTACTATGACTGGCTCGACCGGGACGGTGAAGGTGAGCGAAAAGGCTGGCGACAGAGAGATATGGTCGAATCGCTGcgcctggccaaggagaagaTGGGTGCAGAAAGTGCCCTCCTTGAAGCCCTTGATTGGGCTGGTGCTGGCAAAGCCACCGTGGTCGAT ctcggcggctcaggcggccacgacgacgtgcctcTTGCTGAAAAGTTCCCCGATCTCAAGATCATCGTCCAGGATCTTCCCAGTTGTCAGGCAAAGTTTGACGATGGCTATATCTCTgacgagctcaagaagcGCGTCTCTTTCCTTGCTCATGACTTCTTCACCCCTCAGCCGATTCAGGCAGACATTTATCTGTTCAAGTGGGTGTTTTACGACTGGTCCAACAAGGACATCGTCAAGATTATCCAGGCACTGGTGCCCGCTCTTCGTCCCGGGGCTCGTGTTCTCGTCTTAGATCTGATGGTGGACGTTGGCCCCGAAGCTGCCGCGGTCAtgcctcgctcgctgctgaAGTATAGCAATGTAATCAGTCTCAAGACGCTCTCGCTGTTTGGTCACACCAAGCAGGCCGCGAAAAAGATGACGGATCTCTTCAAGGCAGCGGATGAGCGCTTTGAGATTATTCGGGATGAGGTTGCTGGTACTTTCATGACGTTCGAGGCTGTCTGGCGCGGGTAG
- a CDS encoding uncharacterized protein (COG:S~antiSMASH:Cluster_2.8~TransMembrane:1 (o12-33i)~EggNog:ENOG503NZBS), which yields MDPQERSPNLMAQVHGFMFSWWGLVALLVLINLKSFPGVWTIRALYHLKASFNDQLRQTFVSPTAENEQRRVPKTPKGAGDTTNCHPLFRPEIISSHVPPAEIDFNLHKSNSTFFTDLDIARIKLVGRIMAPAWPLDRMLVEYKGRDGEMKRERVKGRPALALGATYTSFKREMKVLARYDVESRILGWDSRWLYIGSWFLSKKGGKGNRQLFASSLSKYIVKKGRITVRPEQFLTESGWIPPRPESSANSNGSESGHGSGGNTTQKNQDSWTWEEIESHRLKGMSVVGGWADVDLRLEEACSL from the coding sequence ATGGATCCGCAAGAGCGCAGTCCAAATCTGATGGCGCAGGTGCATGGCTTCATGTTTTCCTGGTGGGGACTGGtggccctcctcgtcctcatcaaTCTCAAGTCTTTCCCGGGTGTATGGACGATTCGAGCACTTTACCACCTGAAGGCCTCCTTCAACGACCAGCTCCGACAGACATTTGTATCACCAACAGCCGAAAATGAGCAGCGCCGGGTGCCAAAGACGCCCAAAGGTGCTGGCGACACGACTAATTGCCACCCGCTGTTCCGGCCAGAGATTATATCTTCACATGTGCCTCCAGCAGAGATCGACTTCAACTTGCACAAGTCCAACTCGACCTTTTTTACCGACTTGGATATTGCTCGCATCAAGTTGGTGGGCCGTATCATGGCCCCCGCTTGGCCTCTGGACCGCATGCTCGTCGAGTATAAAGGCCGCGATGGAGAGATGAAGCGCGAGCGAGTCAAGGGACGACCTGCGCTTGCTCTTGGTGCTACCTATACCTCCTTCAAACGAGAGATGAAGGTGCTGGCACGCTACGATGTGGAGTCCCGGATCCTTGGATGGGACTCTCGATGGCTGTACATTGGCTCTTGGTTCTTAAGCAAGAAGGGAGGTAAAGGCAACAGGCAGCTTTTTGCTTCCAGCCTCTCGAAGTATATTGTGAAAAAGGGCCGAATCACGGTGCGGCCAGAGCAGTTCCTGACCGAGTCTGGATGGATCCCTCCCCGTCCAGAGAGCAGCGCAAATAGTAATGGCTCGGAGTCAGGCCATGGGAGTGGTGGCAACACAACGCAGAAAAATCAAGACTCTTGGACGTGGGAAGAAATCGAGTCGCATAGGCTTAAGGGCATGTCTGTGGTGGGCGGATGGGCTGACGTGGACTTGCGTCTGGAGGAGGCTTGTTCTTTATGA